ACCAGCTCTCCATCGCGTTGGCCAACATCCTCGCTAATGAGCGCATAGCCACCCAACTGAAGGAGATCGAAAGCTATAAGCAAAGACAGCACCTGCAAAAAGAAATAGCAGCTGTAGATATAATTGGTAACAGCCGCGAAATGCAACAGGTATTTCACCTTATATCGCAGGTAGCTCCTGCAGACAGTACGGTGTTGATCCTCGGCGAAACAGGCACAGGCAAAGAACTCATTTCAAGGGCCATTCACAATCATTCTCCCCGCAAAGATAAATTGCTGGTGAAAGTGAATTGCGCCGCCCTCCCCGACAACCTCATTGAAAGTGAACTATTCGGACATGAAAAAGGTGCTTTTACCGGTGCTACTGAACGTCGTATCGGTAAGTTTGAAATAGCCCACAATGGTACCCTGTTTTTAGACGAAATAGGAGAGCTGCCGCTGGCAATGCAATCTAAATTACTCCGTGTACTACAGGAGAAGGAAATAGAGCGCATTGGTGGCAAAAGTCCTATCCAGGTCGATTTCCGCATCATTGCCGCCACTAACCGCGACCTGAAGAAAGAAGTGGAAGCCGGCCGTTTCAGAAAAGACCTGTATTACAGGTTAGATGTATTTCCTATTGTAATACCTCCTTTAAGAGAACGGAAAGAGGAGATCCCTGAACTGGCAGATTATTTTCTGCAACGCTTT
This Chitinophaga sancti DNA region includes the following protein-coding sequences:
- a CDS encoding sigma 54-interacting transcriptional regulator yields the protein MKQGNMMVEFLLSLSNDIALIRDKDDFLRVLRERLKEVIHFNDIVINIFGEDGKSLVPYLYYSEGRRRHHPAFQCSGHSKISSDHIFEAVMAAEQPQVFNVRKLLQAKSPPAYIPLFRETGIVEFSGIRLRSATQEIGCLFLFSEQTDTFPDPVLQLIKGVSHQLSIALANILANERIATQLKEIESYKQRQHLQKEIAAVDIIGNSREMQQVFHLISQVAPADSTVLILGETGTGKELISRAIHNHSPRKDKLLVKVNCAALPDNLIESELFGHEKGAFTGATERRIGKFEIAHNGTLFLDEIGELPLAMQSKLLRVLQEKEIERIGGKSPIQVDFRIIAATNRDLKKEVEAGRFRKDLYYRLDVFPIVIPPLRERKEEIPELADYFLQRFTRRSGKPAMRLGDNVQEKMMAYHWPGNVRELEHLIERSVLLTSGAVIDQLFI